The genomic interval CTCATCTATCCTATCAAGTTCAATCATCCGTCTAGCCTGCACAATATCATGGTCATTATATAATAATATTGACTGACAAACTTCCCCGTCACGTCCAGCACGCCCGATCTCCTGTATGAACTGATATATTGATGAAGGCATATGATAATGAATCACTGTACGTATATTCTTCTTATTAATTCCCATACCGAATGCACTCGTAGCACAAATAATCTGCACATCATCAGCCATATATCTGGACTGTACATCAGCACGATCTTTATATTCCATATCCGCATGATATCGGTCGACAGTATATTCCTTACTTAGAATTGAATAAATTTCATCACAAATCCTTTTGGACGAAAAATATATTATCGTCGGTCCGGTGTCATTAAGTGTTTTTCTTAAAAACGTAATCTTATCCTGCTCTTCTATTTCAAATTTATATAAAAATATATCTTTATCCATATGAAGAAAGTTTAATACATTTAAATCTCTTTCAGTCACTTCTATTATATCGTTAATTATTTTTTGTGAAGCTGTTGCAGTTAGTCCGATTACAACTGCATTGCATTTATTTATAATGCGGTTTACAAGCAAATAATACGGCCTGAACTGATACCCCCATTGAGAAATACAGTGCGCTTCATCTAGTATAATATGTGTAATGCGTACTTTAGATAAAATAACATCACATAATTCGCTTTGCAGCCATTCTGGTGAACAGTAAATAAACTGGTAACGTTCTATATCCCCCATAATTAAATGAATTGCTTCACTTGAAAGACCACTATGTATTGCAACAGCTCTTATACGGTTCATATTCAACTGCATAACTTGATCTTCCATTAATGCAATAAGTGGTGTAATGACGAGTGCCCTACCACCACAATAAATTACTGGTAGCTGAAATGTAATTGATTTACCACTACCTGTAGGCATAAGGGCTAGTACGTCTTCTTTTTCGAGTATATTATTGATAACGGTAATTTGAGCAGGCTTCAATGAATGAATGCCAAACACTTTCTGAGCAAATGATTCAATACTCATATATACTCCTTTCACTTATACTCGCTTTAGTAATACCAAGTTTCAATTTAAAATAGTCATCAACTTGTGAATTAACATAAAATGTTTTCAGTTTCCCATATTGAGCAGTTTTATACTGTTCGCAAATCACGTCCATTTCAAATGCATCAATATAACGCATTATATCTACTTCGTAATCTTTTATGATCATTTCTATTATATGATCCTGAATCGTATGTGTCCTTAGCTTTAACTGTTTTGATGTCGCTTCTATATCATTATTATGAATTAAACGATAAGTCTTCAGCGTATTTTTGTGCAGCGGAA from Macrococcus armenti carries:
- a CDS encoding RecQ family ATP-dependent DNA helicase, with product MSIESFAQKVFGIHSLKPAQITVINNILEKEDVLALMPTGSGKSITFQLPVIYCGGRALVITPLIALMEDQVMQLNMNRIRAVAIHSGLSSEAIHLIMGDIERYQFIYCSPEWLQSELCDVILSKVRITHIILDEAHCISQWGYQFRPYYLLVNRIINKCNAVVIGLTATASQKIINDIIEVTERDLNVLNFLHMDKDIFLYKFEIEEQDKITFLRKTLNDTGPTIIYFSSKRICDEIYSILSKEYTVDRYHADMEYKDRADVQSRYMADDVQIICATSAFGMGINKKNIRTVIHYHMPSSIYQFIQEIGRAGRDGEVCQSILLYNDHDIVQARRMIELDRIDESVLYNYYHNNLQDETLIERINIFRKRFNDEELPMRLKKQFEEQQHNLNSMLRYVNCNNCLHNELENLSINSLDNTKSGNRLNEDCDYCQSNEIQRFKSAIYYNELETVAAILNRLFN